A DNA window from Pseudomonas tohonis contains the following coding sequences:
- a CDS encoding efflux RND transporter periplasmic adaptor subunit, whose protein sequence is MSLYLAQEGQQIVPGENTRVSMEVRRPSGEVNTLRFEPKGDAFVSAMGIAEPHYFEARILIEREGRAYRFSYAKEEGLIELSNEQIDAAGIQLVKATAGAMSTTISLPGEIRFDEDHTAHVVPRTAGVVESVQVNLGESVKKGQLLAVIASQQISDQRSEFAAAQRRVELARTTFEREQQLWKEKISAEQDYLQARQALQEAEIALSNARQKMGALGENVALAGGNRYELRAPFDGIVVEKHLVLGEVVNEASNAFTISDLGRVWATFSVAPRDLGKVQVGKPVKISAPELEAEVVGNVSYVGNLLGEQTRTATARATLENPNGAWRPGLFVSVALSADSRQANVTVPVQAIQTIEEKPTVFVRVDDGFVALPVVLGARSEGAVEITQGLAAGAQVATEGSFILKSELGKGSADHAH, encoded by the coding sequence ATGTCGCTGTATCTAGCACAGGAAGGGCAGCAGATTGTGCCCGGGGAGAATACCCGGGTGTCCATGGAGGTCAGACGTCCTTCAGGTGAAGTGAATACGCTCCGATTCGAGCCCAAGGGCGATGCCTTTGTCAGTGCCATGGGTATCGCCGAGCCGCACTACTTCGAGGCTCGCATTCTGATTGAGCGAGAAGGAAGGGCCTATCGTTTCAGCTACGCCAAAGAGGAGGGACTCATCGAGCTCAGCAACGAGCAAATCGATGCCGCCGGAATCCAGTTGGTGAAGGCTACTGCCGGAGCTATGAGCACTACCATCAGCCTTCCCGGTGAGATTCGCTTCGATGAGGACCATACGGCTCACGTGGTTCCTCGAACTGCTGGTGTCGTGGAAAGCGTCCAGGTCAACCTGGGAGAGTCAGTTAAGAAGGGGCAACTCCTGGCTGTTATCGCAAGCCAGCAAATATCAGATCAGCGTAGTGAGTTTGCTGCGGCCCAGCGCAGGGTCGAACTGGCCCGCACAACCTTTGAGCGAGAGCAGCAACTGTGGAAGGAGAAGATTTCTGCAGAACAGGATTACCTGCAGGCCCGCCAGGCGCTACAGGAGGCAGAAATTGCTCTCAGCAATGCTCGTCAGAAAATGGGAGCCCTGGGCGAAAACGTTGCTCTTGCGGGGGGGAACCGCTACGAGCTAAGGGCCCCGTTCGATGGCATCGTGGTGGAAAAGCACCTAGTGCTTGGCGAGGTTGTGAACGAGGCGAGCAACGCCTTCACCATTTCAGATCTCGGCCGTGTCTGGGCAACCTTCAGTGTTGCACCGCGGGACTTGGGCAAGGTCCAGGTCGGCAAGCCGGTCAAGATCAGTGCCCCGGAGCTGGAGGCTGAGGTTGTAGGCAACGTTTCGTACGTGGGTAACTTGCTTGGCGAGCAGACACGCACGGCTACTGCCCGCGCCACTCTCGAAAATCCAAATGGCGCATGGCGCCCAGGCCTCTTCGTATCCGTCGCGTTGTCAGCCGACTCCCGCCAGGCCAACGTCACCGTTCCAGTCCAGGCAATTCAGACCATCGAAGAGAAACCCACGGTTTTCGTTCGCGTGGACGATGGATTCGTGGCACTTCCCGTGGTACTAGGCGCCCGTAGCGAAGGGGCTGTGGAAATTACCCAAGGCTTGGCCGCCGGAGCGCAGGTCGCGACAGAAGGGAGCTTCATCCTCAAGTCCGAGCTGGGCAAAGGCTCCGCCGACCACGCCCACTGA
- a CDS encoding heavy-metal-associated domain-containing protein, translating to MFSLSVAGMGCGSCVSKITKAIQALDQDARVEVDRAAGKVTVESTESAESIRELIQELGYSAQVSA from the coding sequence ATGTTTAGTCTGAGTGTTGCGGGGATGGGCTGTGGCAGTTGCGTGAGCAAAATCACGAAGGCCATTCAAGCTCTGGATCAGGATGCACGAGTAGAAGTGGATCGAGCGGCCGGCAAGGTCACCGTTGAGAGCACAGAAAGTGCCGAATCGATCCGCGAACTCATCCAGGAGCTTGGCTATTCGGCCCAGGTCAGCGCTTGA
- the cadR gene encoding Cd(II)/Pb(II)-responsive transcriptional regulator, translating into MKIGELGKQADCQVETIRYYEREGLLPVPGRSEGNYRVYGKEHLERLVFIRNCRTLDMTLDEIRRLLLLIDRPEESCDSVNGLVDEHIRHVELRINSLLALQKQLVELRHRCAAERSVDACAIIQQLSSSGGVQPLPEAEHTHVGKSHRH; encoded by the coding sequence ATGAAGATTGGTGAGCTCGGAAAGCAGGCTGACTGTCAGGTGGAGACTATTCGTTACTATGAACGTGAAGGGCTGCTGCCTGTTCCTGGTCGAAGCGAGGGGAACTACCGGGTCTACGGGAAGGAGCACCTAGAGCGGCTCGTATTCATCCGTAACTGCCGAACCCTGGACATGACGCTTGATGAAATACGGCGGCTGCTTTTGCTCATCGATCGTCCGGAGGAGAGCTGCGATAGCGTTAACGGCTTGGTAGACGAGCACATTCGCCATGTGGAGCTTCGGATCAACAGTCTGTTAGCTCTGCAGAAGCAGCTCGTTGAGTTGCGCCATCGATGCGCCGCGGAGAGAAGTGTCGATGCATGCGCAATCATCCAGCAACTTAGTTCGAGCGGAGGGGTTCAACCTTTGCCTGAGGCAGAGCATACGCACGTTGGCAAGAGCCATCGCCACTGA
- a CDS encoding heavy metal translocating P-type ATPase, translated as MSSCCSHDHSDHHKPEDQKREPAPPGTTFSAFHIQAMDCPTEQSLIQSKLGSLAGIHQLDFNLMTRVLGVQHSLPSVTPIIDVIASLGMQAEPTDAHVQTRIRIEQMDCPTEEKLIRDKLANQKGISNLQFNLLQRTLVVDHVPELLPQLMAAIQELGLSPVVEESADRQEPTPTKKKHWWPLAIAGIAAVSAEIIHFGQLAPEWAVAALAIVGIALSGLGTYKKGWIALKNRNLNINALMSIAVTGAVLIGQWPEAAMVMVLFAVAEVIEARSLERARNAIRGLMDLSPERATVLQADGSWLDADIKAVALGAVVRVRPGERIGLDGEVTAGTSTVNQAPITGESLPVDKSIGDQVFAGTINEAGSLEFRVTAASTNTTLARIIHAVEEAQGSRAPTQRFVDRFSQIYTPAVFLVSLGVALLPPLLLSGAWQEWIYRALVLLVVACPCALVISTPVTIVSGLAAAARKGILIKGGVYLESGKDLALLALDKTGTITQGRPVQTDFLPLKETDIEMHRVSAASLAARSDHPVSKALARHAMDNDVSLLDVKEFEALPGRGVKGRVKGQLLYLGNHRLVEELGLCSKELELTLERLERQGKTVVILCDGQQPLVLFAVADTVKETSADAMRQLHELGVKTCMLSGDNEHTALAIAQQVGIDEARGNLLPADKLTVIAEMQAQGLTVGMVGDGINDAPALAKAQIGFAMGSAGTDTAIETADVALMDDDLRKVATFVRLSRSTAAILKQNIALALGIKAIFLGMAITGGATMWMAVFADMGVSLLVVFNGLRLLRQ; from the coding sequence ATGAGCAGTTGCTGCAGTCACGACCACTCGGATCATCATAAACCTGAAGACCAAAAGCGCGAGCCAGCGCCACCAGGAACGACATTCAGCGCTTTCCACATCCAGGCGATGGACTGTCCGACAGAGCAGAGCCTGATTCAGAGCAAGCTTGGCTCGCTGGCCGGGATACACCAGCTCGACTTTAACTTGATGACTCGCGTTCTAGGGGTACAGCACAGTCTCCCTTCGGTCACCCCCATCATTGATGTGATCGCCTCCCTGGGTATGCAGGCCGAGCCCACGGACGCTCATGTACAAACACGAATTCGCATCGAGCAGATGGACTGTCCTACTGAGGAGAAGCTCATTCGCGACAAGCTCGCTAACCAGAAAGGCATCAGCAATCTGCAGTTCAACCTGCTGCAACGCACTCTGGTCGTAGACCATGTTCCAGAGCTGTTACCTCAGCTCATGGCAGCCATCCAGGAGCTCGGGCTTTCACCGGTTGTCGAGGAGAGTGCCGACCGCCAGGAACCTACCCCAACGAAGAAGAAGCATTGGTGGCCGCTGGCGATCGCGGGGATCGCTGCGGTTTCAGCCGAAATAATCCACTTTGGGCAGTTGGCCCCCGAATGGGCGGTTGCAGCCTTAGCAATAGTGGGGATAGCGCTAAGTGGGCTCGGTACCTACAAGAAGGGCTGGATTGCGCTCAAGAACCGCAACCTGAACATCAATGCCCTCATGAGCATTGCTGTAACCGGTGCCGTATTGATTGGCCAATGGCCCGAAGCGGCCATGGTTATGGTGCTCTTCGCGGTAGCCGAGGTTATTGAAGCGCGCTCACTGGAGCGTGCACGTAACGCCATCCGTGGACTCATGGACTTAAGCCCCGAGCGGGCCACTGTTTTGCAGGCGGATGGATCCTGGCTAGATGCGGACATCAAGGCGGTAGCACTTGGCGCTGTTGTTCGGGTACGGCCAGGTGAGCGAATTGGCTTGGATGGCGAGGTGACGGCAGGCACCTCCACCGTCAATCAAGCACCTATAACCGGCGAGAGCTTGCCGGTAGATAAGAGCATTGGAGATCAGGTTTTTGCGGGCACGATAAACGAGGCAGGGTCGTTGGAGTTCAGGGTAACAGCAGCGTCTACCAACACTACCCTGGCTCGGATCATTCATGCGGTGGAGGAGGCTCAGGGCTCTCGGGCGCCGACCCAACGTTTCGTTGACCGCTTTTCTCAGATCTACACCCCCGCCGTGTTCTTGGTGTCCCTAGGGGTCGCCTTGCTCCCACCGCTATTGCTGAGTGGCGCATGGCAGGAGTGGATCTATCGAGCGCTGGTATTGCTGGTCGTCGCGTGCCCATGCGCGCTGGTCATTTCCACTCCCGTTACCATCGTCAGCGGCCTGGCAGCGGCGGCTCGCAAAGGCATCCTCATCAAAGGTGGGGTCTATCTGGAGAGCGGCAAAGATCTGGCACTGCTTGCACTCGACAAGACTGGAACCATCACTCAAGGGAGGCCGGTTCAGACAGACTTCCTGCCGCTCAAAGAAACAGATATCGAAATGCATCGTGTCAGTGCCGCTAGCCTAGCTGCTCGCTCTGATCACCCGGTATCAAAAGCACTCGCTCGACATGCGATGGATAACGATGTGTCGCTACTGGACGTCAAGGAGTTTGAAGCGCTTCCTGGACGGGGAGTCAAAGGCCGTGTGAAAGGCCAACTGTTGTATCTAGGCAACCATCGTCTGGTTGAGGAGCTGGGGCTCTGTTCTAAGGAGCTGGAGCTTACGCTGGAGCGGCTGGAGCGTCAGGGTAAGACCGTCGTCATCCTGTGCGACGGCCAACAGCCCCTTGTTCTATTCGCAGTCGCAGACACCGTGAAAGAGACCAGTGCCGATGCCATGCGGCAGCTCCACGAGCTTGGGGTAAAGACATGTATGCTCAGTGGCGATAACGAGCACACAGCCCTGGCGATAGCCCAGCAGGTGGGTATTGATGAGGCTCGTGGCAACCTGTTGCCGGCAGACAAGCTCACAGTCATCGCTGAAATGCAGGCCCAAGGTTTAACGGTTGGCATGGTGGGAGACGGCATTAACGATGCCCCAGCGCTGGCAAAAGCTCAGATTGGCTTTGCCATGGGTAGTGCAGGGACCGACACGGCGATAGAAACCGCGGACGTTGCACTGATGGATGATGACTTGCGCAAGGTCGCTACGTTCGTCCGTTTATCCCGTAGTACCGCTGCCATCCTCAAGCAGAACATCGCCCTGGCACTTGGCATCAAGGCGATCTTCCTGGGCATGGCCATCACAGGAGGCGCCACCATGTGGATGGCTGTCTTCGCTGACATGGGCGTCAGCCTGCTCGTGGTGTTTAACGGCCTGAGGCTGCTCAGACAGTAA
- a CDS encoding CusA/CzcA family heavy metal efflux RND transporter: protein MFERIIQFAIEQRIIVMLAVLAMAGLGIASYQKLPIDAVPDITNVQVQINTAAAGFSPLETEQRITFPIETAMAGLPHLKQTRSLSRSGLSQVTVIFEDGTDLYFARQLVNERLQVAREQLPDGAEAIMGPISTGLGEIFLWTVEAREGALKEDGTPYTPTDLRVIQDWIIKPQLRNVPGVAEINTIGGFAKEYQIAPDPKRLAAYKLTLGDLVTALERNNANVGAGYIERSGEQLLIRAPGQVATAADIANIVISNVDGTSIRVSHIADVQIGRELRTGAATENGREVVLGTVFMLIGENSRSVSQAVAAKLEQINRSLPDGVVAITVYDRTDLVDKAIATVKKNLIEGAILVIAILFLFLGNIRAAIITAMVIPLSMLFTFTGMFTNKVSANLMSLGALDFGIIVDGAVVIVENAIRRLAHAQQHHGRMLTRSERLHEVFAASREARRALIFGQLIIMVVYLPIFALTGVEGKMFHPMAFTVVIALFGAMILSVTFVPAAIALFITGKVKEEENFVMRAARKGYEPVLGWVMGNRTAVFAGAVTLVVLSGVLAGRMGSEFIPSLSEGDFALQALRVPGTSLTQSVEMQARLEKRLVEKVPEIERVFARTGTAEIASDPMPPNISDAYVMLKPKDQWPDPDKSREELIADLQRVSAEVPGSNYELSQPIQLRFNELISGVRSDVAVKVFGDDMGVLNSTAAEIAETLEKVDGSSEVKVEQTTGLPVLTINIDRDKAARFGLNVGDVQDTIAFAVGGQRAGTLFDGDRRFDMVVRLSDRLRTDIEGLSRLLIPVPAPSGGAAEQISFISLSEVASLDLILGPNQVSRENGKRLVVVSANVRGRDIGSFVQEASDRLLQDVKVPAGYWTTWGGQFEQLQSAAKRLQIVVPVALLLVFTLLFMMFNNVKDGLVVFTGIPFALTGGVLALWLRDIPLSISAGVGFIALSGVAVLNGLVMISFIRNLREEGRTLHEAIIEGALTRLRPVLMTALVASLGFVPMALATGTGAEVQRPLASVVIGGILSSTTLTLLVLPVLYQWVHRRDEEEEEDSESETDGDVALHKG, encoded by the coding sequence ATGTTCGAACGCATAATTCAGTTCGCCATCGAGCAGCGCATCATCGTGATGCTCGCCGTACTGGCGATGGCTGGCTTAGGTATTGCCAGCTACCAGAAGCTCCCCATAGATGCTGTACCTGATATCACCAACGTTCAGGTACAGATCAATACCGCAGCAGCAGGCTTCTCACCTCTAGAAACCGAGCAGCGTATTACCTTTCCGATCGAGACGGCCATGGCCGGCTTACCGCACCTCAAACAGACCAGATCGCTATCGCGCTCTGGTTTGTCGCAGGTGACCGTAATTTTCGAAGACGGCACGGATCTCTACTTTGCCCGCCAGCTCGTCAATGAGCGCCTGCAGGTTGCCCGCGAACAACTGCCAGATGGAGCAGAGGCAATCATGGGCCCAATCTCGACAGGATTGGGTGAGATCTTCTTGTGGACGGTTGAAGCTAGAGAGGGGGCGTTGAAGGAAGACGGTACGCCATACACGCCCACCGACCTTCGGGTAATCCAGGATTGGATCATCAAGCCTCAGCTGCGCAATGTTCCAGGCGTGGCCGAGATTAACACCATCGGTGGCTTCGCGAAGGAATACCAGATCGCGCCGGACCCCAAGCGCTTGGCCGCCTATAAGCTCACCTTGGGAGACCTGGTCACTGCGCTTGAACGCAACAATGCCAACGTTGGTGCTGGTTATATCGAGCGCAGTGGCGAGCAGCTGCTGATTCGGGCTCCCGGTCAGGTTGCCACTGCAGCGGACATCGCCAACATTGTCATTAGCAACGTCGACGGGACCTCCATTCGGGTCAGCCATATTGCGGATGTGCAGATTGGCCGAGAGCTGCGTACTGGAGCTGCCACCGAGAACGGTCGCGAAGTTGTTCTCGGCACGGTGTTCATGCTCATTGGCGAGAACAGTCGCAGCGTCTCGCAGGCAGTTGCCGCCAAGCTGGAGCAGATCAATCGATCGCTCCCTGATGGGGTAGTAGCCATCACGGTCTACGATCGAACCGATCTGGTGGACAAGGCCATCGCCACGGTTAAGAAGAACCTCATCGAGGGCGCGATCCTGGTAATCGCCATCCTCTTCCTGTTCCTCGGCAATATTCGCGCAGCGATCATCACCGCGATGGTGATCCCGCTGTCGATGCTCTTTACCTTCACTGGAATGTTCACCAACAAGGTGAGCGCTAACCTGATGAGCCTCGGTGCTTTGGACTTCGGCATCATCGTTGATGGCGCGGTGGTCATTGTCGAGAACGCCATTCGCCGATTGGCTCATGCGCAACAGCACCATGGCCGGATGCTTACCCGTTCCGAACGTTTGCATGAAGTGTTTGCCGCCTCGCGAGAGGCGCGCAGGGCCCTGATCTTCGGCCAACTGATCATCATGGTGGTCTACCTTCCGATCTTTGCGCTGACAGGGGTCGAAGGGAAGATGTTCCACCCCATGGCGTTCACAGTGGTGATTGCTCTGTTCGGGGCGATGATTCTTTCCGTGACCTTTGTTCCAGCTGCAATTGCGCTCTTCATCACCGGCAAGGTCAAAGAGGAAGAGAACTTCGTTATGCGTGCCGCCCGCAAAGGCTACGAGCCGGTGCTGGGTTGGGTCATGGGCAACCGAACAGCAGTATTTGCCGGCGCAGTTACCTTGGTGGTGTTGTCCGGTGTACTGGCAGGTCGCATGGGCAGCGAGTTCATTCCTAGCCTCAGCGAGGGGGACTTTGCTTTGCAGGCGTTGCGCGTACCAGGAACTAGCCTGACGCAGTCGGTGGAGATGCAGGCGCGCTTGGAAAAGAGACTGGTAGAGAAGGTGCCGGAGATCGAGAGGGTATTTGCCCGGACCGGTACCGCTGAGATCGCCTCTGACCCAATGCCGCCGAACATCTCGGATGCCTACGTCATGCTCAAGCCCAAGGACCAGTGGCCTGATCCGGACAAGTCGCGAGAAGAGTTGATAGCTGACCTGCAGCGTGTGAGTGCGGAAGTTCCAGGTAGCAACTACGAGCTTTCTCAACCCATCCAGTTGCGCTTCAACGAGCTGATTTCAGGTGTGCGCAGTGACGTCGCGGTGAAGGTGTTTGGTGACGATATGGGTGTGCTCAACAGCACTGCTGCTGAGATTGCGGAAACCTTGGAGAAAGTAGATGGCTCTTCCGAGGTAAAGGTGGAGCAAACCACTGGGCTGCCCGTGCTGACCATCAACATTGATCGTGACAAGGCTGCTCGCTTTGGCCTGAACGTAGGCGATGTTCAAGACACTATCGCTTTCGCGGTAGGAGGCCAGCGTGCAGGCACCTTGTTCGATGGCGACCGCCGCTTTGACATGGTGGTGCGGCTATCGGATCGGCTGCGTACGGATATCGAGGGCCTTTCGCGCCTGCTGATTCCTGTTCCTGCGCCATCAGGCGGAGCGGCAGAGCAGATATCGTTCATCTCACTATCTGAAGTCGCCAGCCTCGACCTGATACTTGGCCCCAACCAAGTCAGCCGTGAGAACGGCAAACGCCTGGTGGTGGTCAGTGCCAACGTGCGAGGGCGGGATATCGGATCCTTTGTTCAAGAGGCCAGCGATCGCCTGCTGCAGGATGTGAAGGTTCCGGCTGGATATTGGACCACCTGGGGTGGCCAGTTTGAGCAGCTGCAGTCAGCAGCCAAGCGGCTTCAGATCGTAGTCCCGGTCGCTCTGCTCTTGGTCTTCACCTTGCTGTTCATGATGTTCAATAACGTCAAGGATGGCCTGGTGGTGTTCACTGGCATTCCCTTCGCGTTGACTGGTGGTGTACTCGCCCTTTGGCTGCGAGATATTCCCCTGTCCATCTCGGCTGGCGTCGGCTTCATTGCCTTGTCGGGCGTCGCGGTTCTGAACGGCTTGGTGATGATTTCCTTCATCCGTAATCTGCGTGAGGAAGGAAGGACGCTGCACGAGGCAATCATTGAAGGCGCTCTGACTCGCTTGCGGCCGGTCTTGATGACAGCGTTGGTGGCGTCGCTGGGCTTTGTGCCAATGGCGCTAGCGACAGGTACCGGGGCCGAAGTGCAGCGACCTCTGGCATCAGTCGTTATCGGAGGGATTCTATCCTCCACGACTCTCACGCTCTTGGTACTGCCAGTGCTGTATCAGTGGGTGCACCGACGAGACGAGGAAGAGGAAGAGGATTCTGAGTCGGAAACCGATGGAGATGTAGCCTTGCACAAGGGCTGA
- a CDS encoding OprD family porin encodes MVATAEETKGEGFVEGSSLNILNRNFYMNRDFRNGQSSSTGNGYSEAWAHGVMVNFESGFTEGTVGVGIDAFAMLGIKLDTGDGRFGPGGSINLLPVNSDGEAEDEYSKLGGAVKAQLFDTVIKAGDVFPMTPVLHYGDSRLLPESFKGVTVVNNSVDGLTLQGGRVHAMSQPQQSGMSEDFATFYAGGVDAPWAAYFGGDYTLNDNLAFSLYTSRLEDAWNQHYAGMSWSHSLSENVSLFGGLNYYKAVDQGQKLLGEFDNDIYSGKVGVKFGAHSLALSHQRNNGDDDFDYLRQSDSIFLDNSIQYSDFNSPNERSWMLRYDLDMATFGVPGLSFMTRYAFGTDADYSDANNVYMRRDENGNPLTDQKRWERNIEAKYVVQSGSLKDMSFRVRQMTTRATDYESDLDEVRLIVEYPLEVL; translated from the coding sequence ATGGTGGCCACTGCTGAGGAAACAAAAGGCGAAGGTTTCGTAGAAGGAAGCAGCCTTAATATCCTCAATCGAAATTTCTACATGAACCGTGACTTCCGCAATGGTCAGTCCAGCTCAACTGGAAATGGCTATTCCGAGGCATGGGCGCATGGCGTCATGGTGAACTTTGAGTCCGGCTTTACCGAGGGGACCGTCGGTGTGGGTATCGATGCGTTCGCCATGCTAGGCATCAAACTGGATACCGGTGATGGTCGCTTTGGCCCAGGCGGCAGCATCAACCTGCTTCCCGTGAACAGCGATGGGGAAGCGGAAGACGAGTACTCCAAGCTGGGCGGAGCCGTAAAAGCTCAGCTCTTCGATACGGTCATCAAGGCCGGCGATGTGTTCCCGATGACCCCGGTTCTTCACTATGGCGACTCTCGCCTCCTTCCGGAAAGCTTCAAGGGCGTCACCGTCGTCAATAACAGCGTTGATGGTCTGACCCTGCAGGGTGGTCGAGTTCATGCGATGAGCCAACCGCAGCAGAGCGGCATGAGCGAAGACTTCGCCACCTTCTACGCCGGCGGCGTGGATGCGCCGTGGGCAGCCTACTTTGGTGGCGACTACACCCTGAATGACAACCTGGCGTTCAGCCTCTACACCAGCCGCCTGGAAGATGCCTGGAATCAGCACTATGCCGGCATGTCCTGGAGCCACTCGCTCTCTGAGAACGTCTCGCTGTTCGGCGGTCTGAACTACTACAAGGCCGTTGACCAGGGGCAGAAGCTGCTGGGCGAGTTCGACAACGACATCTACAGCGGCAAGGTCGGTGTGAAGTTCGGTGCCCACTCCCTGGCCCTATCCCACCAGCGCAACAACGGCGATGATGACTTCGACTACCTGCGTCAGTCCGACTCGATCTTCCTCGACAACTCGATCCAGTACAGCGACTTCAACTCCCCGAATGAGCGCTCCTGGATGCTTCGCTACGATCTCGACATGGCAACCTTTGGCGTCCCTGGCCTGAGCTTCATGACCCGCTACGCCTTTGGTACCGATGCCGACTACTCCGATGCGAACAACGTCTACATGCGCCGTGATGAAAACGGCAACCCGCTGACCGATCAGAAACGCTGGGAGCGAAACATCGAAGCGAAGTACGTAGTGCAGTCTGGCTCGCTGAAAGATATGTCTTTCCGTGTTCGCCAAATGACCACTCGCGCTACCGACTACGAGTCCGACCTGGATGAAGTTCGTCTGATTGTTGAGTACCCACTGGAAGTGCTCTGA
- a CDS encoding DUF692 domain-containing protein, which produces MSKRKTLGFGLGLRSEYYQQILEQRPAVDWFEIISENYLVGGGKALYFLDAIGEQYPLVMHGVSLSIGGSHNLDMGYLRQLKQLADRIQPQWVSDHLCWSRGNAHQLHDLLPLPFTQESLLHVAARVRLVQDVLERPIVLENVSSYVQWKTSSMSESQFLSELSFLTGCELLLDVNNVYVSARNQDFDPWQFILELPHERIRQIHLAGHSDYGQYLIDTHDQPIADPVWSLYSKTLSYLGPTSTLIERDDQFPPLEELLSELAHARAIAKSVISGATP; this is translated from the coding sequence ATGAGTAAGCGCAAAACACTGGGTTTCGGTCTTGGCCTTCGCAGTGAGTATTACCAGCAGATTCTTGAACAGCGACCTGCGGTCGACTGGTTTGAGATCATTTCCGAGAATTACCTGGTGGGCGGTGGCAAGGCCCTCTACTTTCTCGATGCGATTGGCGAGCAATACCCGTTGGTGATGCACGGAGTATCGCTGTCGATCGGCGGTTCGCATAACCTGGACATGGGCTACCTACGACAGCTCAAGCAACTGGCGGACCGGATACAGCCCCAGTGGGTTTCCGACCACTTGTGCTGGAGTCGCGGCAACGCCCATCAACTCCACGACCTGCTGCCGCTGCCGTTTACCCAAGAAAGCCTGCTGCATGTCGCCGCGCGGGTGCGTCTAGTGCAGGATGTTCTGGAACGTCCCATTGTGCTGGAGAACGTTTCTTCTTACGTGCAGTGGAAGACGTCCAGCATGAGCGAATCGCAGTTTCTCTCGGAACTGAGTTTCCTGACCGGTTGCGAATTGCTCCTTGACGTGAACAACGTCTACGTCAGCGCACGAAATCAGGATTTCGACCCATGGCAGTTCATCTTGGAATTGCCGCACGAGCGGATTCGTCAAATTCATCTGGCCGGGCACAGCGATTACGGGCAGTACCTCATCGACACCCATGACCAGCCCATCGCTGATCCGGTTTGGTCTCTCTACAGCAAGACTTTGAGCTACTTGGGCCCGACATCGACCTTGATCGAGCGGGATGACCAGTTTCCGCCGCTGGAAGAGCTGTTGTCCGAATTAGCACATGCCCGTGCTATCGCCAAATCTGTGATATCGGGGGCCACCCCTTGA
- a CDS encoding DNA-binding domain-containing protein, producing the protein MSLIALQTAFETYLTGGSALPSNELLEQIRGSTALSALEGLQIYHNAYRSRLLAVLREDFPALLHWIGNESFEQLALAYLAAWPPRHFSIRWLGEKLPEFISSYVEEPQLSPMRELAELEWAFTLAFDAQDVEVLSLQAISDFSAEDWISLRVSLTASARWLQLQYNTLELWKAAKSGSLLPDITRLPTNLACLVWRHELVCQYRSLEPAEASALQFLIEGGSFAELCESLSATHGEQAPLQAATWLKLWVNDGLLKRGQLLHE; encoded by the coding sequence TTGAGCCTGATCGCCCTACAGACTGCATTTGAAACTTACCTGACAGGTGGCAGTGCCCTGCCCTCCAACGAGCTTTTGGAGCAGATCCGAGGTAGCACAGCGCTGAGTGCTCTCGAAGGCCTGCAGATCTACCACAACGCTTACCGTTCGCGCCTGCTTGCGGTCTTGCGAGAAGACTTCCCTGCCCTGCTTCACTGGATCGGCAACGAATCATTCGAGCAGCTCGCACTGGCCTACTTGGCCGCCTGGCCACCACGACATTTCAGCATTCGCTGGCTGGGCGAGAAGCTGCCCGAGTTCATTAGCAGCTACGTCGAAGAACCCCAACTATCGCCGATGCGCGAACTCGCGGAGCTTGAGTGGGCTTTTACACTGGCTTTCGATGCTCAGGACGTCGAAGTGCTTTCACTGCAGGCCATCAGTGATTTTTCGGCTGAAGACTGGATTTCACTCAGGGTTTCCCTGACTGCATCTGCCCGGTGGTTGCAGCTGCAGTACAACACGCTGGAGTTGTGGAAAGCCGCCAAGTCCGGCAGCTTGCTGCCTGATATTACCCGCCTGCCAACGAACCTAGCCTGTCTTGTTTGGCGTCATGAACTCGTCTGCCAGTACCGGAGCCTGGAGCCAGCGGAGGCTTCGGCATTGCAGTTTCTCATCGAGGGCGGATCGTTCGCTGAACTCTGCGAGTCGTTGAGCGCCACGCATGGCGAGCAAGCTCCCTTGCAAGCCGCGACCTGGTTGAAGTTGTGGGTCAACGACGGTTTGCTAAAGCGCGGCCAGCTATTACACGAATGA
- a CDS encoding DUF3703 domain-containing protein: MQSQLKSAIAEAFAQADTNLRLKQPGRAFEWLERAHILTQRHPYLHAKSHWLMLRLGLQTKDYREVLGQIPRIVAALLFSRIWVPIGNTGRARVSAFLPMPVPEDLQQLLANDN; this comes from the coding sequence ATGCAATCTCAACTGAAATCAGCAATTGCAGAGGCCTTTGCGCAAGCCGATACAAACCTGCGGCTGAAGCAGCCTGGCAGAGCATTCGAGTGGTTAGAGCGCGCCCACATCCTGACTCAACGGCATCCCTACCTGCATGCAAAGTCACATTGGCTGATGCTACGCCTGGGCCTGCAGACCAAGGACTATCGGGAGGTCCTTGGGCAAATACCTCGCATAGTGGCTGCACTACTTTTCTCACGCATCTGGGTTCCCATTGGCAATACTGGGCGTGCACGAGTTAGCGCATTCCTCCCCATGCCCGTCCCAGAAGATCTGCAGCAGCTCCTCGCAAACGATAACTAA